In one window of Armatimonadota bacterium DNA:
- a CDS encoding SpoIID/LytB domain-containing protein, which yields MSLAANASGYELSITGLPATIRVLMPGGTVQEMSLEEYTKGVLPSELYASWPTEALKAGAVAMRCYAATSWRHDDVGANVCTTTHCQVWSPARDPRTDAAVDATSGVAATHDGCVIAGYHFSHCDGTTRNSEDVWGEYLAYCRGVPCGCGYDFMGGHGVGMCQWGAWAMGAAGYDYTEILQHYYTGVAIVDFTTFDDVPVGYWAHDAIEAIYREGITGGCSAVPPLYCPAGSVTRGQMAAFICRAAGKSWLDPGTATFADVARGENGQWDGGGSGGLDADGTHVFYGWIERLAHPESWGGTAPTVGCGAGVYCPGSSCTRGQMAAFLSRAHGKTWLDLGTATFGDALRGENGQWDGGGTGGLDADGTYIFYGWIERLADPGSWTTPPTAGCAAGPPPLYCPANNCRRDQMAVFLCRAFEIPY from the coding sequence ATGTCGTTGGCCGCGAACGCCTCGGGCTACGAGTTGAGCATAACCGGGCTGCCCGCAACGATCCGCGTGCTGATGCCGGGCGGTACGGTTCAGGAGATGAGCCTCGAGGAGTACACGAAGGGCGTGCTGCCGAGCGAGCTATACGCGTCCTGGCCGACGGAGGCGCTGAAAGCCGGTGCGGTCGCGATGAGGTGCTACGCAGCCACGTCCTGGCGCCACGACGATGTCGGGGCCAACGTATGCACGACGACGCATTGTCAGGTGTGGTCCCCTGCGCGGGATCCGCGGACCGACGCGGCGGTGGATGCGACCTCCGGAGTCGCGGCGACTCACGACGGCTGTGTGATCGCGGGCTACCACTTCAGTCACTGCGACGGCACCACGCGGAACAGCGAGGATGTGTGGGGCGAGTACCTGGCATACTGCCGCGGTGTGCCGTGCGGCTGCGGCTATGACTTCATGGGCGGCCACGGCGTCGGCATGTGCCAGTGGGGGGCATGGGCGATGGGCGCCGCCGGATACGATTACACCGAGATTCTGCAGCACTACTACACCGGCGTTGCGATCGTGGACTTTACGACGTTCGACGACGTGCCCGTTGGGTACTGGGCGCACGACGCGATTGAGGCCATCTACCGCGAGGGAATCACCGGGGGGTGCAGTGCGGTGCCGCCGCTGTACTGTCCGGCAGGCAGCGTCACGCGCGGACAGATGGCCGCGTTCATCTGCCGCGCCGCCGGGAAGTCCTGGCTCGATCCGGGGACGGCTACGTTTGCGGATGTGGCGCGCGGCGAGAACGGTCAGTGGGACGGCGGTGGCAGCGGCGGCCTCGATGCCGATGGCACGCACGTGTTCTACGGCTGGATCGAACGGTTGGCTCATCCGGAATCATGGGGCGGCACCGCGCCGACGGTGGGCTGCGGGGCGGGGGTGTACTGCCCGGGGTCATCGTGTACGCGCGGCCAGATGGCGGCATTCCTCAGCCGGGCGCACGGCAAGACCTGGCTGGATCTCGGAACGGCCACTTTCGGCGACGCGCTGCGGGGTGAAAACGGCCAGTGGGACGGCGGCGGCACGGGCGGCCTCGACGCCGATGGCACGTACATATTCTACGGCTGGATCGAGCGTCTGGCTGACCCCGGTTCGTGGACTACGCCACCGACCGCCGGGTGTGCTGCGGGCCCGCCTCCGCTCTACTGCCCGGCCAACAACTGCCGGCGCGACCAGATGGCGGTCTTCCTCTGCCGCGCATTCGAGATACCGTACTGA